The following are encoded in a window of Pyxidicoccus xibeiensis genomic DNA:
- a CDS encoding type I restriction-modification system subunit M, giving the protein MSTHSAQYQSDINKLWTEFWTGGITNPLTVIEQISFLMFARLLDVMETTGERKAERTKKPFQGRFSGRDDPRRWKNFKQKDAEGMLRVVRDEVFPHFRKLNGGTTFSEYMKDAQLMIHKPSLLVSAVNMIDKLPITDGDAKGDLYEYLLSKLTTAGINGQFRTPRHVIRFMVELLEPKPTETVGDPACGTAGFLVSVMQYLLETHTSPEGRLKVETGETLYTGDLLEPYREHVQRGMFHGFDFDATMLRIASMNLMLHGVENPDIHFQDTLSNAFPEKFPKQATGGFDVILANPPFKGSLDEGNVHPTLTQAVKTKKTELLFVALILRMLKKGGRSATIVPDGVLFGSSKAHTGIRKLLVKENQLEAVISLPSGVFKPYAGVSTAILVFTKGGKTDHVFFYKVEADGFSLDDKRDPVKENDLPDALARWRKRSVMKDTDRTAKHFMVPVKEIEGKDFDLSINRYREDQHEESKYDPPKEILARLRCLEAQIAKDLSDLEAKL; this is encoded by the coding sequence ATGAGCACCCATTCAGCCCAGTATCAGAGCGATATCAACAAGCTTTGGACCGAGTTCTGGACCGGCGGCATCACGAATCCGCTGACGGTCATTGAGCAGATTTCCTTCCTGATGTTCGCGCGCCTGCTCGACGTCATGGAGACCACCGGCGAGCGGAAGGCGGAGCGCACGAAGAAGCCGTTTCAGGGACGTTTCTCGGGCAGGGACGACCCGCGGCGCTGGAAGAACTTCAAGCAGAAGGACGCGGAAGGGATGCTGCGCGTAGTGCGCGACGAGGTGTTCCCGCACTTCCGCAAGCTCAACGGCGGAACGACCTTCTCCGAGTACATGAAGGATGCGCAACTCATGATTCATAAGCCGAGCCTGCTCGTGTCGGCCGTGAACATGATTGACAAGCTGCCCATCACCGATGGTGACGCCAAGGGTGACCTCTACGAGTACCTGCTCAGCAAGCTCACGACCGCCGGCATCAATGGCCAGTTCCGCACGCCCCGCCATGTCATCCGCTTTATGGTCGAACTGCTCGAGCCCAAGCCGACGGAGACCGTCGGTGACCCAGCGTGCGGCACCGCCGGCTTCCTTGTCAGCGTGATGCAGTACCTGCTGGAGACGCACACCTCGCCGGAGGGCAGGCTGAAGGTTGAGACTGGGGAGACCCTCTACACTGGCGACTTGCTCGAACCTTACCGGGAGCATGTCCAGCGTGGCATGTTCCACGGCTTCGACTTCGATGCGACGATGCTGCGCATCGCCTCGATGAATCTCATGCTCCACGGTGTGGAGAATCCGGACATCCACTTCCAGGACACGCTCTCGAATGCGTTCCCCGAGAAGTTCCCGAAGCAGGCGACGGGTGGCTTTGACGTCATCCTCGCCAATCCCCCGTTCAAGGGAAGCCTCGACGAAGGCAACGTCCACCCGACGCTCACGCAGGCGGTGAAGACGAAGAAGACCGAGCTGCTGTTCGTGGCGCTCATCCTTCGCATGCTGAAGAAGGGCGGCCGGAGCGCCACCATCGTTCCAGACGGGGTGCTCTTCGGCTCGTCGAAGGCACATACCGGGATCCGGAAGCTGCTCGTGAAGGAGAACCAGCTCGAGGCTGTGATTTCGCTGCCGTCGGGGGTGTTCAAGCCCTACGCGGGTGTGTCGACCGCGATTCTCGTCTTCACGAAGGGCGGGAAGACGGACCATGTGTTCTTCTACAAGGTCGAGGCTGATGGTTTCTCGCTCGACGACAAGCGCGACCCGGTGAAGGAGAACGACCTGCCCGACGCGCTCGCACGCTGGCGGAAGCGGAGCGTGATGAAGGACACTGATCGCACGGCGAAGCATTTCATGGTGCCGGTAAAGGAGATCGAGGGGAAGGACTTCGACCTGTCGATCAACCGGTATAGGGAGGATCAGCACGAAGAGAGCAAATACGACCCGCCGAAAGAGATTCTTGCGAGGCTGCGCTGCCTGGAGGCACAGATTGCGAAGGATTTGAGCGACCTGGAGGCAAAGCTGTGA
- a CDS encoding DEAD/DEAH box helicase family protein: protein MKSQNFEFLRAKRAVLADLAGFAERYAHEDPASSLIKQRSFVEHAVAAIYTKYRLQPPFSDNLNDLMTAEPFRQSVPEVVQNKLHAVRKGGNHAAHPRRPITSQLSLSCLAQLFDIARWFHVQVDGGDRQDAPAYVAPPPEPGAAGKTREALEKLRLAEAKYESVLAALEEETRKRLDAERAATEHATELAGLKAEGQNVASLLQFNEETTRRRLIDHALLAAGWDVGPDGKSTAEVGQEVPLSRLPTDSGVGVADYVLYGDDGKPLAVIEAKRTAKEARAGAEQARMYAHSLEQESGVRPVIFYTNGVDIFLWDDAQKYPWRKVYGFYSKDSLEYLTHQRTNKKPLAMVEPNLDIANRMYQLEAVKQVCERFTLNFRKALLVQATGTGKTRVAISLCDVLMRAGWVKRILFLCDRRELRRQADRVFKEFMPGEPRVVVDSTTSGDRDKRIYLATYPAMMKCFEEFDVGFFDLIIADESHRSIYKKFRALFQYFDALEVGLTATPVRFIERNTYELFGCEDKDPTSHFSYDDAVNSKPPFLVPFRVRVLSSQFRVEGARYWKMTEEQREQLEAQDPAAEQVDFAAEDIDKLFFNKDTTRFIWRSLMEEGIREATGSHVGKTIVFARNHVHALHLAEVFSELYPQYGSTFCRVIDNQEPRADQLIDDFKKPDSELTIAISVDMLDTGIDVPEVVNLVLARPVKSYVKFWQMIGRGTRLRKNLFGPGRDKTEFLVFDLWSNFWYFDEKYKETQPSPQKSLLQQLFEARVELAQVALDRMDSFTFEAAAALIIGDVRAARDTNSIDARDKWRELEMLADGDRVHHFAAATKSDLLSIAAPLQHLRNIRGDEDAYRFDLLMTRLEVELVRGGPSAPKVQDLRARVQEAVELLAKNQNPVRALAEPIQQVRSREFWASVEVHQLEGLRRELRGIMKYQQLPPVTRVAPQVFDVDDADFSATTYIPRLEGLDLVEYKRRVEAVLRERLAENPTLQRIRAGGTVREEELEELARLVLEVDDKANVKHLVGHDPETRSSLLTVFRGLVGLDAAAVERAFTAFVHKHPRLSSQQLRFLQAVQNHIAQNGSIEIERLYEPPFTTLHAESVDGIFTEPGAVDEFLAILSTFEPKRAAPGDRPPTSQAS, encoded by the coding sequence ATGAAGTCACAGAACTTCGAGTTCCTCCGCGCCAAGCGCGCCGTCCTCGCGGACCTCGCGGGCTTCGCGGAGCGCTACGCGCACGAGGACCCGGCCAGCTCCCTCATCAAGCAGCGCAGCTTCGTCGAGCACGCGGTCGCCGCCATCTATACGAAGTACCGGCTGCAGCCGCCCTTCTCCGACAACCTGAACGACTTGATGACCGCAGAGCCGTTCCGGCAGTCCGTTCCCGAGGTCGTCCAGAACAAGCTCCACGCCGTACGCAAGGGGGGCAACCACGCCGCCCACCCCCGGCGCCCCATCACGAGCCAGCTCTCGCTCAGCTGCCTCGCCCAGCTCTTCGACATCGCCCGCTGGTTCCACGTGCAGGTTGATGGGGGGGACCGCCAGGATGCCCCGGCGTACGTGGCGCCCCCACCGGAGCCGGGAGCCGCCGGCAAGACGAGGGAGGCACTCGAGAAGCTGCGCCTCGCCGAGGCGAAGTACGAGTCGGTGCTCGCCGCGCTGGAGGAGGAGACCCGGAAGCGGCTCGACGCGGAGCGCGCCGCCACCGAGCACGCCACCGAGCTGGCCGGGCTCAAGGCGGAGGGGCAGAACGTCGCATCCCTCCTCCAGTTCAATGAGGAGACGACGCGCCGCCGCCTCATCGACCATGCGCTCCTGGCGGCGGGATGGGACGTGGGGCCGGACGGCAAGAGCACCGCCGAGGTGGGTCAGGAGGTGCCGCTGTCGCGCCTGCCGACGGACTCCGGAGTGGGGGTGGCTGACTACGTGCTCTACGGCGATGACGGCAAGCCGCTGGCTGTCATCGAGGCGAAGCGGACCGCAAAGGAGGCCCGTGCCGGCGCCGAGCAGGCCCGCATGTACGCCCACAGCCTCGAGCAGGAGAGCGGAGTCCGCCCGGTCATCTTCTACACCAACGGCGTCGACATCTTTTTGTGGGACGACGCGCAGAAGTACCCGTGGCGCAAGGTATACGGCTTCTACTCCAAGGACAGCCTCGAGTACCTCACCCACCAGAGGACGAACAAGAAGCCGCTCGCCATGGTCGAGCCCAACCTCGACATCGCGAACCGCATGTACCAGCTTGAGGCGGTCAAGCAGGTCTGCGAGCGCTTCACCCTCAACTTCCGCAAGGCGCTCCTGGTGCAGGCGACGGGCACCGGCAAGACGCGCGTGGCCATCTCGCTCTGTGACGTGCTGATGCGGGCCGGCTGGGTGAAGCGCATCCTGTTCCTCTGCGACAGGCGGGAGCTGCGCAGGCAGGCGGATCGCGTCTTCAAGGAGTTCATGCCAGGCGAGCCGCGCGTCGTCGTGGACAGCACCACGTCGGGAGACCGCGATAAGCGCATCTACCTGGCCACCTACCCGGCGATGATGAAGTGCTTCGAGGAGTTCGACGTCGGCTTCTTCGATCTCATCATCGCCGACGAGTCACACCGCAGCATCTACAAGAAGTTCCGCGCGCTATTCCAGTACTTCGACGCCCTGGAAGTCGGCCTCACCGCGACGCCCGTCCGCTTCATCGAGCGCAACACCTACGAGCTCTTCGGCTGCGAGGACAAGGATCCGACCTCGCACTTCAGCTACGACGATGCGGTCAACTCGAAGCCGCCGTTCCTCGTGCCCTTCCGGGTGCGCGTGCTCAGCAGCCAGTTCCGCGTAGAGGGGGCGCGCTACTGGAAGATGACCGAGGAGCAGCGTGAGCAGCTTGAGGCCCAGGACCCAGCGGCCGAGCAGGTGGACTTCGCTGCGGAGGACATCGACAAGCTCTTCTTCAACAAGGACACGACGCGTTTCATCTGGCGCTCGCTGATGGAGGAGGGAATCCGCGAGGCCACCGGCAGCCACGTCGGGAAGACCATCGTCTTCGCGCGGAACCACGTCCACGCCCTCCACCTCGCGGAGGTGTTCAGCGAGCTGTACCCGCAGTACGGCTCCACCTTCTGCCGCGTCATCGACAACCAGGAGCCCAGAGCCGACCAGCTCATCGACGACTTCAAGAAGCCGGACAGCGAGCTCACCATCGCCATCTCGGTGGACATGCTCGACACTGGCATCGACGTCCCCGAGGTCGTGAACCTCGTCTTGGCCAGGCCGGTGAAGTCCTACGTGAAGTTCTGGCAGATGATTGGTCGCGGGACGCGGCTCCGAAAAAACCTCTTCGGCCCCGGCCGGGACAAGACGGAGTTCCTCGTCTTCGACCTCTGGTCGAACTTCTGGTACTTCGATGAGAAGTACAAGGAGACGCAGCCCTCGCCGCAGAAGTCGCTGCTGCAGCAGCTCTTCGAGGCGCGCGTCGAGCTGGCCCAGGTCGCGCTGGACAGGATGGATTCCTTCACATTCGAGGCCGCCGCCGCGCTCATCATCGGGGATGTCCGCGCCGCGCGGGACACGAACAGCATTGATGCGCGTGACAAGTGGCGGGAGCTCGAAATGTTGGCGGATGGCGACCGGGTACACCACTTCGCCGCCGCGACGAAATCGGACCTCCTGTCCATCGCGGCGCCCCTCCAGCACCTGCGGAACATCCGCGGCGACGAGGATGCCTACCGCTTCGACCTGCTCATGACGCGGCTCGAAGTCGAGCTGGTCCGCGGAGGGCCAAGCGCACCCAAGGTGCAGGACCTCCGGGCCCGGGTGCAGGAGGCCGTGGAGCTGCTGGCCAAGAATCAGAACCCGGTCAGGGCGCTTGCCGAGCCCATCCAGCAGGTGCGGAGCAGGGAGTTCTGGGCCTCGGTCGAAGTCCATCAGCTCGAGGGGCTCCGCCGGGAGCTGCGGGGAATCATGAAGTACCAGCAGCTCCCGCCGGTCACTCGCGTCGCGCCGCAGGTCTTCGACGTGGACGACGCGGACTTCTCCGCGACGACCTACATCCCCCGCCTCGAAGGGCTCGACCTGGTTGAGTACAAGCGGCGTGTCGAGGCGGTGCTGCGCGAGCGCCTGGCCGAGAACCCGACTCTCCAGCGCATTCGCGCGGGCGGCACCGTGCGGGAGGAAGAGCTGGAAGAGCTCGCGCGGCTCGTTCTTGAGGTAGACGACAAGGCCAACGTGAAACACCTCGTGGGCCATGACCCGGAGACACGGAGCTCGCTGCTGACCGTGTTCCGTGGACTCGTCGGGCTGGACGCGGCAGCAGTGGAGCGGGCGTTCACCGCGTTCGTTCATAAGCACCCGCGGCTCTCGTCCCAGCAACTCCGCTTCCTGCAGGCCGTGCAGAACCACATCGCGCAGAACGGCAGCATCGAAATCGAGCGCCTCTATGAGCCGCCCTTTACCACTCTCCATGCGGAGAGCGTCGATGGCATCTTCACCGAGCCCGGTGCCGTCGATGAGTTCCTCGCCATTCTGAGCACCTTCGAACCCAAGCGGGCGGCCCCGGGTGACCGCCCCCCCACCAGCCAGGCCTCATGA